A portion of the Saimiri boliviensis isolate mSaiBol1 chromosome 1, mSaiBol1.pri, whole genome shotgun sequence genome contains these proteins:
- the SETD9 gene encoding SET domain-containing protein 9 isoform X2 has translation MPGRLLRGLWQRWRRYKYRFVPWIALNLSHNPRTLRYVPEESKDKVISDEDVLGTLLKVFQALFLNDFNKQSEILTVLPESVKSKYEDLLAVEHQGVKLLENRHQQQSTFKPEEILYKTLGFSVAQATSSLISAGKGVFVTKGFVPKGAVVSMYPGTVYQKYEPIFFQSIGNPFIFRCLDGVLIDGNNKGISKVVYRSCNGRDRLGPLKMSDSTWLTSEIHNPLAVGQYVNNCSNDRAANVCYQEFDVPAVFPIELKQYLPNIAYRYDKQRVLTSNWDNWNHWSSKRNINIYDI, from the exons ATGCCGGGACGCCTGCTGCGGGGCCTGTGGCAACGATGGCGCCGTTACAAGTACCGCTTCGTTCCCTGGATCGCGCTGAACCTAAGCCACAACCCGAG GACCCTCCGATATGTTCCAGAGGAATCCAAAGACAAAGTTATCTCAGATGAAGATGTCCTAGGAACATTACTGAAAGTTTTCCAGGCTCTATTCTTAAATGATTTCAATAAACAATCAGAAATCTTGACTGTGCTTCCGGAATCTGTTAAATCAAAATATGAAGACCTACTGGCAGTTGAACATCAAGGGGTGAAACTGCTTGAAAACAGACATCAACAACAAAGTACCTTTAAACCAGAAGAAATTCTTTACAAGACTTTGGGTTTCAGTGTTGCCCAAGCAACTAGCTCATTGATTTCTGCTGGAAAAGGTGTCTTCGTTACTAAAGGATTTGTACCAAAGGGCGCGGTCGTATCTATGTATCCTG GTACAGTATATCAGAAGTATGAGCCCATCTTTTTCCAGTCCATTGgaaatccatttatttttagatgCCTGGATGGGGTGCTCATTGATGGGAATAACAAAGGAATATCGAAAGTTGTGTACAG ATCATGCAATGGAAGGGATCGACTTGGCCCTTTAAAAATGAGTGATAGTACATGGCTAACATCAGAAATTCATAACCCCCTGGCTGTGGGACAGTATGTCAACAATTGTTCCAACG ACAGAGCAGCTAATGTCTGTTATCAGGAATTTGATGTGCCTGCAGTTTTCCCTATAGAACTGAAGCAGTATCTTCCAAACATTGCCTACCGCTATGACAAACAAAG GGTACTTACTTCAAACTGGGACAACTGGAATCACTGGTCATCTAAGAGGAATATTAATATCTACGATATTTAA
- the SETD9 gene encoding SET domain-containing protein 9 isoform X1 — translation MPGRLLRGLWQRWRRYKYRFVPWIALNLSHNPRTLRYVPEESKDKVISDEDVLGTLLKVFQALFLNDFNKQSEILTVLPESVKSKYEDLLAVEHQGVKLLENRHQQQSTFKPEEILYKTLGFSVAQATSSLISAGKGVFVTKGFVPKGAVVSMYPGTVYQKYEPIFFQSIGNPFIFRCLDGVLIDGNNKGISKVVYRSCNGRDRLGPLKMSDSTWLTSEIHNPLAVGQYVNNCSNDRAANVCYQEFDVPAVFPIELKQYLPNIAYRYDKQSPLRCVVLVALRDIRQGEELFSNYYTIVS, via the exons ATGCCGGGACGCCTGCTGCGGGGCCTGTGGCAACGATGGCGCCGTTACAAGTACCGCTTCGTTCCCTGGATCGCGCTGAACCTAAGCCACAACCCGAG GACCCTCCGATATGTTCCAGAGGAATCCAAAGACAAAGTTATCTCAGATGAAGATGTCCTAGGAACATTACTGAAAGTTTTCCAGGCTCTATTCTTAAATGATTTCAATAAACAATCAGAAATCTTGACTGTGCTTCCGGAATCTGTTAAATCAAAATATGAAGACCTACTGGCAGTTGAACATCAAGGGGTGAAACTGCTTGAAAACAGACATCAACAACAAAGTACCTTTAAACCAGAAGAAATTCTTTACAAGACTTTGGGTTTCAGTGTTGCCCAAGCAACTAGCTCATTGATTTCTGCTGGAAAAGGTGTCTTCGTTACTAAAGGATTTGTACCAAAGGGCGCGGTCGTATCTATGTATCCTG GTACAGTATATCAGAAGTATGAGCCCATCTTTTTCCAGTCCATTGgaaatccatttatttttagatgCCTGGATGGGGTGCTCATTGATGGGAATAACAAAGGAATATCGAAAGTTGTGTACAG ATCATGCAATGGAAGGGATCGACTTGGCCCTTTAAAAATGAGTGATAGTACATGGCTAACATCAGAAATTCATAACCCCCTGGCTGTGGGACAGTATGTCAACAATTGTTCCAACG ACAGAGCAGCTAATGTCTGTTATCAGGAATTTGATGTGCCTGCAGTTTTCCCTATAGAACTGAAGCAGTATCTTCCAAACATTGCCTACCGCTATGACAAACAAAG tccACTTCGATGTGTTGTTCTTGTCGCACTTAGGGATATCAGACAAGGAGAAGAGCTTTTTTCAAACTACTACACAATTGTCAGCTAA
- the SETD9 gene encoding SET domain-containing protein 9 isoform X3, whose amino-acid sequence MVMKIRDAVIKDVSTPGRNVNEVCDVRTLRYVPEESKDKVISDEDVLGTLLKVFQALFLNDFNKQSEILTVLPESVKSKYEDLLAVEHQGVKLLENRHQQQSTFKPEEILYKTLGFSVAQATSSLISAGKGVFVTKGFVPKGAVVSMYPGTVYQKYEPIFFQSIGNPFIFRCLDGVLIDGNNKGISKVVYRSCNGRDRLGPLKMSDSTWLTSEIHNPLAVGQYVNNCSNDRAANVCYQEFDVPAVFPIELKQYLPNIAYRYDKQSPLRCVVLVALRDIRQGEELFSNYYTIVS is encoded by the exons ATGGTTATGAAAATAAGAGATGCCGTTATTAAAGACGTTAGTACTCCTGGACGGAATGTCAACGAAGTATGTGATGTTCG GACCCTCCGATATGTTCCAGAGGAATCCAAAGACAAAGTTATCTCAGATGAAGATGTCCTAGGAACATTACTGAAAGTTTTCCAGGCTCTATTCTTAAATGATTTCAATAAACAATCAGAAATCTTGACTGTGCTTCCGGAATCTGTTAAATCAAAATATGAAGACCTACTGGCAGTTGAACATCAAGGGGTGAAACTGCTTGAAAACAGACATCAACAACAAAGTACCTTTAAACCAGAAGAAATTCTTTACAAGACTTTGGGTTTCAGTGTTGCCCAAGCAACTAGCTCATTGATTTCTGCTGGAAAAGGTGTCTTCGTTACTAAAGGATTTGTACCAAAGGGCGCGGTCGTATCTATGTATCCTG GTACAGTATATCAGAAGTATGAGCCCATCTTTTTCCAGTCCATTGgaaatccatttatttttagatgCCTGGATGGGGTGCTCATTGATGGGAATAACAAAGGAATATCGAAAGTTGTGTACAG ATCATGCAATGGAAGGGATCGACTTGGCCCTTTAAAAATGAGTGATAGTACATGGCTAACATCAGAAATTCATAACCCCCTGGCTGTGGGACAGTATGTCAACAATTGTTCCAACG ACAGAGCAGCTAATGTCTGTTATCAGGAATTTGATGTGCCTGCAGTTTTCCCTATAGAACTGAAGCAGTATCTTCCAAACATTGCCTACCGCTATGACAAACAAAG tccACTTCGATGTGTTGTTCTTGTCGCACTTAGGGATATCAGACAAGGAGAAGAGCTTTTTTCAAACTACTACACAATTGTCAGCTAA